The Thermoplasmata archaeon genome segment CCTTCGCTTCACCCGGGGTGAAGACCTTTCCTGCCTCAAACTCCAGCTTCTTCTCCTGCTTCTTCCGCTTCTTGGGCTTCTCCTCAACCTGCAGTGGCATAGGTCGCCTCCAGCTTCGTGGCGTACGGATCGGGAAGATCGATACGCCGCCGGGTCCCGTCGTTCACGACCAGCACAGACCAATCAATCATCTCGATATTGAAGGTGTCGCATAGTTCCCGACGGAGTTTCGCGCGCGTGTCGCCCGGCGGGGTCGTGATCGCCGCCTTGATCGTCTCGTCGTCCGTGATCCGATCCACGAGTTCCGCCTTCTGCCGCTTGTAGAAAAGCGAGCGTTCAACGCCGATCTCGGAGTACTGCTTGCACGCCATCAT includes the following:
- a CDS encoding proteasome accessory factor PafA2 family protein, whose product is MMACKQYSEIGVERSLFYKRQKAELVDRITDDETIKAAITTPPGDTRAKLRRELCDTFNIEMIDWSVLVVNDGTRRRIDLPDPYATKLEATYATAG